CCGCTTGACAAACCCCATCCAAAGCCCCGCCGCGAGAGATGTCGCTCTGCTGCTGCAGCACCGCCGCCGGCCGCGGCGTTCTCCTCCCTAGCCTCCTCCTGGGCCGGCGCCACCTTCCGCGTCACCCCCTCCTCAACCTCCGGACCACCACGAccgtcgcctcctcctcctctgccgccgccaccacaTCCTCCCTCTCGCCGCCGCAGCAGCGCCAGGTCACCGTCTACGTGGACACACTCCTTGAATGGAACCAGGTCCGTCCCGAACCCCTGAGCTCCGCAGCTACCACATCTGACATTCCTAGGCACGGAACGCTTCCCACGTGCCCTGCGTGTGCGTCTCTCACTCTCTCGAATCTGTTCAGAGGATGAACCTCACCGCCGTCACAGACGAGGCAGAGGTCATGACGCGCCACGTGGCGGACTCCCTCGCCATGCTGCCCCCGCTGGAGCGCGCGTACCACGCCCGTTCCACCTCCGCTGGCGGCGCCATCGACGGGGTCAGACTTATCGACGTCGGCTCCGGCGCCGGGCTCCCAGGCCTAATCCTTGCCGTTGCGCGACCGAGTAAACACCCCTCCTTTTCAGTTAATTGGTGTTGTGATGTGGCTGGGAAAACGAGTTGTGTCTGATTTGGTTGTTGCAATCTCGATTTGTCTCCTCGGTTTCAGGTTGGAAAGTTACACTGTTAGAGTTGATGCGGAAGCGGTGCACGTTCTTGGAGCATGCAGTTGAAGCCATGGAGTTGTCAAATGTGGACGTGGTGTGTGACCGAGCTGAGGTAAGATGGTTTTAAGCTTAGCATATGCTATTATGCTGTGAAATATTTATGGCCTACATACTGGCAGTTCATataaacaaaaaacaaaatgCATAATTTAGAAGATATCTCAATTCCATGTTTGATTGTAACATGGTGCAGTACAAAATAAATTCATCGACATCACCCCAGTGTAGCAGTGCTCGTTTCACAAATAGATCATTTCGTGCAATAAATATTGCACTAAAGTTTTTAAATACATGTGTGAATTAGACTGCGCAAAGAAAACATTCAATGTTGCACATAACACAAAATCTAGCTAACCTCAAATTCTAATCAAGGAACCAAGTACTGTAGCTACCACACAAATCTACAGTAAGAATACCTAAAACTTCAATACATAAAGTAAGGTATCACTCAGATTTCTTGTAGTATGAACGGGTATATTTATTCAAAATCAAAATCATGGCATCACCAAATTCATCTAGTCTGCTTTGACTTAATCAAGCAATGCTTCTCTCGTACTTTTggttatatatatgaatttggaGCTACTGAAATATTGTGAAAACACAGCGGTAATTGCTTTCATGTTCCTTCTGAGCCTTTTTCAACTGAAAACAAGGGCATGTTGTGAAAACACAGTATAAACACATGTTGGTTATTGAGCAAGGAACATTGCCATACAGTTGAAAGATGGCAAACCATGGTCTTGAGGCTGAAGGCCAAGTTCAGTGTTAGAAGGCTaagaaataataataaaaaaaactcgacctgtggggggtatgacgGCCCCCGGGGTTTTCCCTTtaagatcttctcacacagatcgagaaacccccgaacccccgcccccaACCTGACGCAGTGGTACCGTAaccctgtgagaaccgggccATGGCCAAACTGCGCTTTGGCACCTGGGGGCGGGCGagaggatttttttaacctcagcctgaaattcgctcccacaggGAGTTGaactcaggacctgaggagtgccgccgaGCCACCTAACCGCTTGGACTAGGCGCCCTTTGGCAAGGCTAAGAAATTTAACTGgttctgtcgatgttttaccaccggcaactcgtcacggggtacccgggacggtgatttgttcggaggggtatcggcgtttgcaggaactcgatggtaaacgcagggagacaatgatttatactggttcggcacgccggaaagtcacggcgccctacgttcagtctggtgtggatagtatattgcgccctgcgctatttgttgtgttgcgaggtatgttgtggttgtgagttctgtcggttatgtgtaggtaccgatctagggacccttgccctcctttatatagtctaggagaggcggtagtcctagtcggttacaaagtagagatcctagtaggattacgtgtaactagtcctagtaggattacatgaagGGAATcttagttggactaggtcttcttctctcttctccgtgggaaaccccatgggtcccgcatcgacaagcccccaagcatctcatggatgagcttcggaagccttcttattcttcttggtcttcgttgagttgttgtaaatccgttccaggttcttctaaagtgaaaccttgagatggtcttcttttggTTGGTTCGTCatgactgatgtgcacttttttttctaaaaaagtgcactcagtgagtgtagcccccgagcctcttgcttgttgggacaagaagctaGAGGGTCcatttagtcttcttggttgctccgagttctttttcggtgggtgcaatttttcgtaaaaattgcactcactgagtgtagcccccaagcctcttgcttttgcttgcaaaagttggagggtctagattcttgtcttcaaaaatttctggggttatgtatcccgcagcccccgagccttctccgagttcttttctttcgaaaagaaatcggatgaagggtcttgatgtgttgtcgtttgttgtagtcttgagttcttgtattcttggtccttcgtCTTTAAatccgagcccccgggcgtagttgaagcgaatgctgaacccccgagcttagtgtttgactaagccgtgatgttcttctgagttgtttttattcatccaggtcgtttctagacttctctggttcttgatgtacctcttccaggttgtttgcacttcgtccaggttctttctgaacttgtatgtacctcatccgggttgttttcttatcactccaggttcttttttgtcttgatttctgttcccaacttgtctgggttgtttttcttcaatatgggttctttctgatcttgactTGATCTTTGTCTCTCCTTGTTGGGGttcttttctgatcaatccgggttctttctaaacttgtcttggttcttgccgcaccttgtcggggttcttttttttatcaatctgggttctttctaagcttgtcttggttcttgccgtacctcatcggggttctttttttatcAAACCAGGTTGATTCTTGACTTATCTGAGTAAagtagctctcaggagcgtgtttttcctgatctcatggtacagatgtagctttcctgcatgttaaacataaaaatatgttgtaaatgacattccggatataaagtggggagcatgtcccatatttgaataatcaatcaggggcgggccccggcattatgaaatacatataaactttttgcgtcttgctcttgctaggccatgcaaattcctcaggtagtgtcctattacgtttaagcacttgaatctctggcgtatggttcagaggttcatgacgtgaccatgtgagcctggcactcggttcgtgaccgtccatgtgagtagacaagcttcacggattaaggcgtgttctacctgaggaattgggcgaccgttaagagaagacctagagcactatgtttgctcgcatgatgattttttgtatcttgagcactatgtttgctcgcatgatgatttgactttagagcactatgtttgctcgcatgatgatttttgtgTCTTCCTAGAGACATATATGAATAATAtctgaaatatataaaaaatgagacgTGGCTTAGCTTGGTTCGTGGCCGCGTTGTCGATCGCCGCAGCCGAGTAGTCGATTACCACAGCCGGGTTGTCGTTCACCGCAGCCAGGTAGTTGGTCGGCGCGGCCAAGTAGTCGAATGTGCAGCCAAGTAGTCGAATGTGCAGCCGAATAGTTGGCGTAGCATCCAAGTAGTTGTTCGTTGTTACGTCGAGCGTAGGCGGAGTCGCCGAGTTGTTGACACCACGGCAGAGTAGTCAGTTGCCATGGTCGAGTTGTTGTACACCATGACAGAGCAGTTGGTTGCAGTTCGTGCTTGGAGTAGAAATCCAACCGAGAAGGCATTGGCTGCCAGTAAGCACGTGAAGCCTGTACATGTTGCATGTATGTACAGGTTGATCACATCTAGGTATATATATGTATGACGTCATCTTGCTTTGATGCGTCGTCATATGGATTTGGTTTGTCATATCCAGGTAGATCTCCAAAACTCGTCATGTCCAAGTTCTGCTTGGTGTGGGAGCTGACTTCTTGTCCGACTAGAGTTGGCGTACATCTGTCGGGCGATTCCGAGTACTTGCCATGATCCGTGTTGAAGCCTTAGACGGAGGCGGCGTTGTAGTCCGACTTGTGCTCGATGATCCCGATGGAGTGGCTTGTGCGGATGTATATTTCTTGACGTATCCGTGGTGATGATGATTAAAGGCATCAGTAGTTGTACTCGTTCGACGCGCATGCGAGACGGTGGCTGAAGTTATTGGATTCTTCTTGCCGACCTGCCTCCATGAACGACGCTGATGAAGCTTTGTGAGCATGGCGAGTTATCCGTCAGTATGCCGAGTTGTTGACGAGGCTGATGAGAGCCGCCGTAAGTTGTCGACGAGGCTGACGAGTGTCGCGATGAGTTGGTCTTGAGGTCTTCTGAGCTGCAGCGAGTTGTCGACGAGAGCCGACGAGTGCTACggcgagtttttttttttgaggtccACCAAGCTCTCAAACGCAAAGcgccgagaacccctacctggcgcgccagctgtcgatgttttaccaccggcaacccgtcatggggtacccgggacggtgatttgttcggaggggtatcggcgtttgcaggaactcgatggtaaacgcagggagacaatgatttatactggttcggcacgccggaaagtcacggcgccctacgtccagtctggtgtggatagtatattgcgccctgcactatttgttgtgttgcgaggtatgttgtggttgtgaattctgtcggttatgtgtaggtgccgatctagggacccctgccctcctttatatagtccaggagaggcggtagtcctagtcggttacaaagtagagatcctagtaggattacgtgtaactagtcctagtaggattacatgaagagaatcctagttggactaggttttcttctctcttctccgtgggaaaccccatgggtcccgcatcatCAGGTTCCCTACAATAGTGTGGTAGCGTTCAACTGCTATGAGTGGCGTCAGCCATCAGCCACACAAACAAGCTTTTGATAGATAACGTAGATTGTTCTGCAGCTCGAACAGAGTCCCTTCTCTGCTCCTAGGATTGGGGAGTTCAGGATCGAAATAGAGCAAGGGCAGACTGGGAAACGCCGCAAACCACCTGCAAGGCTGCTGCCTGCagctaggcttgtgtcctactgTGCTCTCTTCCGGCCATGGGCCATGGTCAGCCTCCAACGTCTGGCGGTCTAGCCTTCCATACCCCATTGCTCGATTTGGCCATGCTGGCGCACTGCTGCTTGCCGGTAGACGCTTGTCGAtttggctgccaccagctctctGCTTGGGTTTCACAAGCACAAGAGCGAGAGGAGAGGACAAGAGACAAGGGGGAGGGCATCACTGTGGGCACATGCATGCGAGATGCCGAGACACGTAGATAGGCACAGCCGCACAGGTCACTGAAGTTTGCTGGGCTGGGAGAACTGAGAAATGTACTTGGACCACGCCTAGGGCCAGATCGATTGGGCCAAAAATTTTAAAGGAGGTACTAGAAATTTTTGGGAAACACCTAGGACCATGGTCCTAGATTGCACGTTTGGTTGTTTTAAGaaatctattttttttttgttgcgcTACTATAGTTATTAGGTTTTCAATTCATTTGTGCTGATTCTACTATAGTTATTAGTTCTTGAGTAGACATGGCTCTATTTGTTTCTTGGTGAACAGATTGATTTTGTGGAAACATTTCTTGCCTACCATGAAACTAGCCATGGCACGCTTACATTGTTGTTATGTTAGCTGCAGAGGAATCTATCTGCATTGTTAAACATGACCGTTTTCTTTACATGGCTTTATAGGACAGAAAGTTGGCCAAAGACTTGATTTCAGAGAAAGATATGATATAGTAGCTGCAATAGCTGTTGCTGAACTGAAAGTTCTTGGTGTGCGATATTTGAATTTGTATTACAAGACTTGTTTTAGCAAATTATCTAGAGTTCTCTTTTGCAGCGGAGTACTGCATCCCATTGGTTCGCATTGGTGGTTTGTTTATAGCTGCAAAAGGACATGACCCCCATGTAAGTCTTGGATTTTCTTGTCTTACTAGCTGTGATACCATTGTACACTGCAAACACTTATTCAGAAAAAATATATTGCTTGCTCGGAATTGGATTCAGCACTTTAAGTTCACTTTTTTTTTGGGTACAGGAAGAAGTAAGAAATGCAGAAGGTGCAGTACGGAAATTGGGTGGTTCCATGCTTGAGTTATGTAATGGTTTGTCTCCTGCTTTTAAGTGTGCAGAAGTATTTTGTGTTCTTGTAATTTTATTCTCTCCCTTTCTCTTGTAAAAAAAGGACATTGGTCGTAGGACACTGATAAAATGTGACTTGGCGTGCACGACATGGTTCAGAAAAAACTCCATAGTTACAGACAAAATGAGTGTCCTGCAGACAAAAAAGTttacacagaaaaaaaaaatcataaaaattcAGTGTTCTGCACTCTGCagaccaaaataaataaataaagtagTAGTTGAATTAATAGCTCATATTGCCTATAGTGATTTCCCCTCCTTGACTAAGTGATCGCTTTCCTTTAGTGAGGTTTTTTCTTAACTATTGCTTGCTAATGTACTTTCAACTGATGCAGTACTATTGctgcttttcatttttttgtaagCCTTTTATCATTTCATCAGTAAATTCTGGAATGAGATATCCTATGGTAGTTGAAGTCAAACACAAATGTTGACCTCATGGTAAACTTTTTGTTCTCAGTTGAATCAATGGGACCTCATGGTCAACGAACAGCTGTTATATACGTCAAAGAACATGCCACTCCAAAAAAATACCCGCGCCTTCCAGGTATTCCCATGTGCCACCATGAAAAGCATCACATTTTAGAAATTTCTGTAATCTGAAACATTCCATTGGTCCGATCCAGGTACTCCTTCTAAGATGCCATTATGAGAAGcgtgttattgttgttgttgttgttgttgacttTTTCCATCAATTAAAGACCATATTTGTGGCCTAGTTCATAGGTCATCTACTGGAAGATGTCTTTGTTAGAAGGATGGGTGTCTGAACCACCTTGGAATCTAGTAGCTGTTAACATTTCTTTGTTCCAATGTGTTGTTCTCCCCCCTTTTTCGCTATGTTTGCTTGGGTTGGTGTTAAGTAACCACTAAACTGTACGACGCTAAGAAGTTTACTGCTGCTCTTGTAACTGTTGGAACTGGAAAAATTCCAGTGGTGGAATATATTGGTGATGATAGGGATATATTTGTGGGATAAGAATGTAGCAAATGAGGTGTTAAGGAtttctatctatatctataactATTATAATAATAGTTGTACCAGGACATCGAGCCGTAGCCGTAGTCTTCAAGTGCTACGGCTCCTTGTCCATATCTCAATGACTCTTTCTGGTTTCTTTCTAGTTGGACTAGGGCCCCTTCAACGAATCCGTCCGTATTACCTACGAAAAAAATATTATCAGACTCTAATTGCTACAGCTCATGCACACGGGCACTATCATTGCTCTCTCCTAAACATTTttctttgcctgtagcgctatacCAACTTGATTATTACTTGAGTAAGAACAAGGAAGCTTCTTCACATATGCTTTCCCAACAAGTCCTCACATAGGCCCTGTCACCAACATAATAACCATTTTACACACACAACAAACATGAGACTCGTTCCCCAGCTTGACCCAACCAAACTCCGCACCAATCATGCTACAAagaagggtttttttttttttttgacaaaatgcTACAAAGAAGGGTTCCTGTTCTCCCATCTTAGCCGGCTCTTGCCGGCTGACCAAGTAGTCGTCTTTGGACGACCCGTCACCCTTCAAAAACATCGCCCAATTGTCCCGCCTCATCCATTCTTCCTCACAGCTTCCCTTCTCCCCGAAACTCGAAAGGTTGCGATGGCCAGCACCACCTCTCCTCTGCTCCTCCTGCTCGCCGCCGTGGCAGTGGCGATGCTTGTCGTCGCACCGGTTTCGTCGGCAGACTTGCCATCCGGTTTTGCTTCCATCACGTCCAAGATCCCAAACCCTTGGTCGGCGTTCCAGAACCTCACCGGTTGCCACTTcggcgagcagcagcagggcCTCGCCAAGGTCAAGAACTACCTCTCCCACTTCGGCTACCTCCCCGAGTCGTCCGGGTTCAACGACATCTTCGACGCCGACCTGGAGGAAGCCATCAAGGTGTACCAGCGCAACTTCGGCCTCGACGTCACCGGCGTGATGGACGCGTCCACGGTGGCCCAGATGATGGCTCCGCGGTGCGGCGTCGCGGACATCATCAACGGCACGTCCACcatgggcggcggcgcgggcgcctcCTCGTCGCACGTCCACGGCCGGAACCTCTTCACCTACTTCCCCGGTTCCCCGGCGTGGCCGCGCTCCAAGAAGAGCCTCACGTACGCCATCACGCAGACCTCCCTGACGTCCATCGACCGGGCGACGCTGAGCCAGGTGTTCGCGCGCGCGTTCGCGCGGTGGTCCGCGGCCACGACGCTCAACTTCACGGAGACCGCGTCGGCGAAGGATGCCGACATCACCATCGGGTTCTACGCGGGGGAccacggcgacggcgaggcgTTCGACGGGCCCCTGGGCACGCTGGCGCACGCCTTCTCCCCGACGGACGGGCGGTTCCACCTGGACGCGGCCGAGGCGTGGGTCGCCACGGGCGATGTGTCGCGTGCGTCCTCGGACGCGGCCGTGGACCTCGAGTCCGTGGCGGTGCACGAGATCGGGCACCTCCTCGGCCTCGGCCACTCGGCGGAGCCCAGCGCCATCATGTACCCGACCATCACCTCGCGCACCAGGAAGGTGGACCTGGCCGAGGACGACGTCGCGGGCATCCAGAACCTGTACGGGGGCAACCCCAACTTCAAGGGCGTCGCGCCGCCGGCCACCAGCAGCCGGGACATGGACAGCGCCGCCGGCGCAAGCTCCCGACCGTGGAGCGCGTTGGTCGGCGCCGTAGCCGTGGCCGCTGGGCTCGCGGTGGTAGCGTTGTAGTGATCGGCAGTTTTTAGGCCGACCTTTttactctgttttttttttttttacttttaccTTTGCTGATTAAAATTCGTGTGTGTAGATCGATCAGTAGATACATTTGTAATTTATATACTTGTTATACATACAGACACATAGAACCTAATCCTATTGCGTAAAAAATTACGTGTGAGGTGGCACTATCGTTgatgaatgatgactgagttttGGGGGTTGGTGGCATCGAGATCGGCGCAGAAGGCGTCCGCGTGAGACAACTCGTCGTCCATTTGCCGTCCGTGTTTCTTGTGCGATTCGAATTATGGGTTGGTGAGTGTCCACCGATGGCCCGTGCGGTCATGTCTCATGCCATTCAGATGCCAAGCCTCTTACGCGCCGCGCACGCTGCTGCGGATATGGACCCACAGTCTTCCTCCTCCTTGATCGTCTTCTTCCTCCGCGCAGCCCCGCCTCCGCCCGCCCCGACCACCGTCTGGCCCACTGCGGACCTTTCTGCTCGTCATCCACCCCCGTTGAACCATCCCGCCCTTCCCTATTCTCAATTAGAGAATTCGTCCGGTTACTCCTCGCCCTCGCCGCGGGCACCGCCCAACCGGTTGTCTACCACCATCTGCTCGGCGGCGCCACTGCCGCCTCACTTGCCGCCCCTCAACCTGCCACCACCGCCAGACCCTTCTCTTTCTAAGCCCGCTGGCCATGaagggtgaaagcatctaggcccttagttgggtttcagtgattaatgacaatacgttattactgtgactaacgtgtgttttacagaggcaattaagttaggtcacggtaatagagatcgattgggctatcatggtggtcatgccgctacgatggaaatcgtttcggttttcaaaggatggacaacaaggttaatgatggactagttctaagtgtcgattggagttgaagagacacttagagtagtttatgactttgttttttctttggtcgTACCATTAAGGGGGTTATGGATGGGtatcttgacctaggtgagtctagtgagttaggtataGTGCACACGTACTAAATCTAGCacaaggtagctcctaaaaagtccttagatccattggagcaaacttcattcacatatgattgagagttgaaagtgaatggatggtcaaatactgaccggacgttggctccggggtgaccggacgctggcgcagagtccggtcgactccagtaaggttccagagaggaaaaatcatgaccggacgcgtccggtcacaacttaaacactggagttcggggagaactaaccggagcgtccgatcaacataaCCGaaacgtccggtcaccccgcagaggcacataacagttcgtttttcagccatggttataaatacttcatccattcatgtgtgggcacttttactcattccaacagctgagaaacacctttgagagtgccaagaagagcaaggtcctagtgaggtgattgagatttgagaatctcaaaaagagtcctcattagtgaaagcaagagtagcaaagtgtgcatccacccttctcattaggcttgttgtggtcaagtgagagttcgtgcttgttactcttggtaatcgccatcacctagacggcttggtggtgattgggagcttggtgatcatccggcggagcttgtggatgacccaacttaagttgtgagcggttatgggtgattcaccacgacggagtgttaaAAAattaacccatagagagcacttgatccttgcgcggatcaagagagagctacacccttgcg
The nucleotide sequence above comes from Miscanthus floridulus cultivar M001 chromosome 18, ASM1932011v1, whole genome shotgun sequence. Encoded proteins:
- the LOC136522640 gene encoding metalloendoproteinase 2-MMP-like; this encodes MRLVPQLDPTKLRTNHATKKGFFFFLTKCYKEGFLFSHLSRLLPADQVVVFGRPVTLQKHRPIVPPHPFFLTASLLPETRKVAMASTTSPLLLLLAAVAVAMLVVAPVSSADLPSGFASITSKIPNPWSAFQNLTGCHFGEQQQGLAKVKNYLSHFGYLPESSGFNDIFDADLEEAIKVYQRNFGLDVTGVMDASTVAQMMAPRCGVADIINGTSTMGGGAGASSSHVHGRNLFTYFPGSPAWPRSKKSLTYAITQTSLTSIDRATLSQVFARAFARWSAATTLNFTETASAKDADITIGFYAGDHGDGEAFDGPLGTLAHAFSPTDGRFHLDAAEAWVATGDVSRASSDAAVDLESVAVHEIGHLLGLGHSAEPSAIMYPTITSRTRKVDLAEDDVAGIQNLYGGNPNFKGVAPPATSSRDMDSAAGASSRPWSALVGAVAVAAGLAVVAL
- the LOC136522048 gene encoding uncharacterized protein isoform X1; translated protein: MSLCCCSTAAGRGVLLPSLLLGRRHLPRHPLLNLRTTTTVASSSSAAATTSSLSPPQQRQVTVYVDTLLEWNQRMNLTAVTDEAEVMTRHVADSLAMLPPLERAYHARSTSAGGAIDGVRLIDVGSGAGLPGLILAVARPSWKVTLLELMRKRCTFLEHAVEAMELSNVDVVCDRAELNQWDLMVNEQLLYTSKNMPLQKNTRAFQVLLLRCHYEKRVIVVVVVVDFFHQLKTIFVA
- the LOC136522048 gene encoding uncharacterized protein isoform X2, translating into MSLCCCSTAAGRGVLLPSLLLGRRHLPRHPLLNLRTTTTVASSSSAAATTSSLSPPQQRQVTVYVDTLLEWNQRMNLTAVTDEAEVMTRHVADSLAMLPPLERAYHARSTSAGGAIDGVRLIDVGSGAGLPGLILAVARPSWKVTLLELMRKRCTFLEHAVEAMELSNVDVVCDRAEKVGQRLDFRERYDIVAAIAVAELKVLAEYCIPLVRIGGLFIAAKGHDPHEEVRNAEGAVRKLGGSMLELCNVESMGPHGQRTAVIYVKEHATPKKYPRLPGTPSKMPL